The following is a genomic window from Microthrixaceae bacterium.
GCCTCCACCGCGCTAGTTCAGGTAGGCGACTTCAACGCTGTCCTCCTCCGCTTCTCCACTGAGCCCGCCGAAGATCCTTTCGACCGGCTCGAGCAGGCGATCGCTACCGGCTTTATGGCCCAACCGTTTGGTAACCATGAATGGGAGAAAGCTGGCACAGCCGCGGCGGACTCTGCCGCGCAGATGGCAGCAGGACTCGTTCCAAGCTTCGGAGTCGAAACGAAGAGTTTCTCGTCACTCCGATGGCTGTTGGGCAAGCATCCGCTCCAAACGGCGATCGCTCTGGTGGATTGCGCTGAATCAGGGCGCGTGACAAGCCGATCTGCACTGTCCCTTTCGGTAGAGATGGTGTGGGCACTGCGACGGAACGATGCAGTGGAGACGCCCCCTGCCATCTCTCGAGCCCTGTGGGCGGTGAGTCCCGCCATCGCGGCAGCCTTGGAACTTGCAGATGCGAAGGATGTGGAACGCTCAGCCCGGCTCTTCGAGTTCACCGGCTGGAACCCACAAGAGAGCGAACCGATACCAACCGGCGAGCCCGTAACCCAGGTTTACCTCGGCATGGGGGCCGACCAGATGGCGACATTTCGTTCCCATCTGGACCTGATCCCAGACCAGATCCTCGGTATCGATGAACTGGTGGCAGCCCACCTGGAATGGTTGCTCGCGGAGAAGCTGCATCCCGGGCTCGCGCAACGGTGGTGGGCCGACCACAAGGGTCTAGAACGACATCCTCTCGATCTGTGGCCCGTCGCCGTCGAGCACCTGGGCTCTCGCCGACCACCAACGGGGACCGAACAGTGGGCCGCGATTCCGCGGATCACGCTTCTCGCAGCATTCATGGTCATTCTCGACGTGCCCGCCTTCCCTGAGGCCGCAAGAGCCCTCCACGAGGCAGCCACTTTCGCCCCACGGCTCGTGATGCGCGATCTCGTTCTTGCTCAGGTGCTGACCGCTCTGAGCACAATCGATTCCCTTCATGGAGGAACCACGTGACGTCAGTTCTGGATCCGCTGGAAGCGTCGAAACGCATCCGTGACTCCTATCGGCGATACCTCATCTCCACCTTCAGCCCACGGAGCGGCCCCGTCGCTACCGAGTTCGAGGCGATGCTGAGTAGCGATTTCAGGCTGACCCGAGGCCCTTTCCTGCAGGCATCCGCACCGTTCAAGCCAGGGGTGTCCGTCTCTGATCTAGTGAACGAACACGTACTGAGCGGCGGCTGGAACGACATAGACCCTGGTGCGTTCCCGATCGAACGGCCACTACACCTGCACCAGGAACAGGCTGTGCGAGCCGCCGTCACCGATGGCCGAAATCTGCTTGTGTCGACAGGCACCGGATCCGGCAAGACCGAGAGCTTTCTCCTTCCGATAGTGGACCACCTCCTCCGAGAACGTGAGGCAGGAACTCTCGCCAAGCCAGGGGTACGAGCACTTCTCCTCTATCCCATGAACGCGCTGGCCAACGACCAGACCAAGCGTCTCCGCCGGATGCTCGGCTCCATGCCAGACATCACTTTCGGTCGCTACGTGGGCGAGACCGAGGAGGACCAAGTGGTCGCCGAGGAGGAGTTTCGAAGGCGATACCCCAACGAACCACGCGTCGCCGGCGAGCTCATTTCCCGACAGGTGATGCGAGAGCGCCCGCCACACATCCTCCTGACGAACTTCGCCATGTTGGAGTACCTGTTGCTTCGACCAAACGACACCACCTTGTTCGATGGCCCTACAGGCGAACACTGGAGGTTCCTCGTACTCGACGAGGCGCACGTCTACAACGGGGCTCAGGGCGCCGAGGTAGCCATGTTGTTGCGGCGCCTCCGCGACAGGGTGCACCTGAGCGAGAAGGGCAGGATGCAGTGCTTCGCAACCAGCGCCACGCTGGGCCGCGGGTTGGCGGACCACCCCAGACTCGTGGAGTTCGGGCGGCGCCTCTTCGATGAGGAGTTCTCGTGGGACGAGCAGACGAGTACCGGTGACATCATCACCGCGAGTCGGCTGCGCTTGGTCCAGGCACCCGAGAGTCTCGAGCTGCCACAGGAGAAGTTCTCGGAGCTTCAGGTCGAGACACGATCGGGAGCATCAGCAGCCCGCTTGGCAGAGGTCCTCCGCGGCATCGCGGGAGTTCCAGAACCAGAGGCCGAGGAAACGCCGGCCACCTACCTCTCACGATTGTTGCGGCCCGAGCGCCACGTCATCGCCATGCAGGAAGCGCTCGAAGGCGGATCGGTCGAACTCAACGAAGCAGCGTCTCGGGTATTCACCGGTCCAAGGGCCAATACCGACGCTGTCGCTCTCGTCGATTTGTGTGTCATGGCGCGCGACCGGGACGACGACGCCCCCCTGCTTCCGGCCCGCTACCACTTCTGGGTGCGGTCACTCGAGGGCGCGTTCGCCTGCCGACATCCGCGTCACCGGGCGGACCGGCCCCGGCTCTACCTGGCACGCCACAAGACCTGCCCTTCGTGTGCTCTCGAAGGCACCGAGTCCGTCATGTTCGAGCTGGGTGTGTGTCGTCACTGCAGAGCCGAGTATCTCGTGGGGCAGCTGGGCGACCAGGCCAGCAAGTACGACCAGCCGCAACCTTTCGCCACCAATACGGACTACCTCCTCGTGGGCGAGTCGCTAGACGAAGATGACGAGGACGGAGTGGCAATCGACACTGCCGCTAGCGCCGGGCAACAGTCTGTGCCCGCATTCCTGTGCCCCGGCTGCGGCAAGGTCGGCCCCGAGTCGACAAGTTCTTGTGGTTGCGCGGGCTCCCCCACACCCATTCCTGTGACAGTCGTTCGGCCACCCAAGGACGACCCAGTGCTCCACCGGTGTGCTGCGTGCGCGAGCAGGTCCTCCGGCGAGGTTGTCACCCGATTCCAGACCGGCACAGACGCACCGGTGGCGGTCGTTGCCACGGATCTCTATCAGGAGATCCCACCCGCTGGGTCGAACGTAGCCATGCTGGTCGGCGAGGGACGGAAGCTACTGACGTTCTCGGATAGCCGACAGGACGCCGCCTTCTTCGCTCCGTACCTGGAGCGCACCTACCGACGAGCGGTGCAGCGCCGCCTGATCTCGGCGGCCATCGACAAGCTTGCTGAAGACGAGGCCCCGCGTGTGCCCGATGTCCTGGACGCCGTGCGTAAGGCAGCACAGAAGGCGCTCGTCATCGACCCGGACGACAGCGCATATCAACAAAGAGCGATGTCGGTGCCTGGCTGACCGAGGAACTGCTCGCCTTCGATCGTCGCCAGAGCCTCGAGGGCACCGGGATCGCGGAGATAGCGGTCGTGATACCGACACGCTGGGAACCACCCCGGAAACTCCTCCAGATGGGCTTCTCCCAGGAGGAGGTGGTCGACCTCCTCCAGCTCCTGTTCGAAACGGTGCGATCGGGTGGGGCCATCACGGTTCCTGAAGGTGTGGACATCCGCGACGAACGGTTCGCGCCGAGGAACTTCGAACTGGGACTACGTGCGTCGGGTCCTGATCATCACGTGATCACGTGGCTCCCGGGTTCCGCCATGAACCGCAGGCTCGAGATAGTCGAGAAGGCCTGCGCCAGGAAGGGCATCGAGACCGACGCTCGAGAATTGCTCGAAGGGATTTGGAAACACCTGACCGAGAACGACGGACCGTGGAAGAAGACCATCGAGCCGTTTGACCACCCGAAGAACGGGCCCCTTCGACGTCTGAGCTGGGAACGTTTCGAGTTCCGGCCGGCCTCAGCATCCCACCGACCACTCCGGTGCGGGACTTGCCGAAAGGTCTGGTGGAGGACGATCGGCGGACTTTGCCCCACGTGGCGGTGTGACGGAACCGTCAGCCCGATCGAAGACCTCGACGCGCTTCACCGCATGCACTACGCCAGCCTGTATCGCACCCTCGACGCCATCGGGATCGAGGTACAAGAGCACACGGCGCAATGGCAGGCGGCAGAAGCCAGTCGCATTCAGGACCGGTTCGTCGGCGGCGAGATCAACGTGTTGTCCTGCTCGACCACATTCGAGCTCGGTGTCGACGTGGGCGAGATCCAGGCAGTGTTACTGAGAAACGTGCCGCCATCCCCGGCCAACTACGTGCAGCGGGCTGGACGTGCAGGTCGACGGGTCGACTCAGCGGCGTTGGTGGTCACGTTCGCGCAACGACGCAGCCATGACCTGACCTTCTTTGACGAACCGCGTCAGATGATCGACGGATTCGTCTCACCCCCGGTGATCGTTCTCGACAACCCTTCGATCGCCCGGCGTCACGCCCACGCGGTCGCCTTCGCCTCCTTCCAACGCTCCTGGGTCGACTCTGGCCAAGCGCAGCACAAGTCGGTACAGGAGTTCTTCGTCGACGAGGTCGACGGCCAATCTGGTGCCCAGGCCTGGATCGACTGGTTGCAGGCGCACCCCTCGCCGTTGCGGTCCGCCCTTGAGCGAGTACTGCCAGGGGAGCTTCACGAAGACCTCGGCGTCAACACCTGGGAATGGGTGCAAGCGCTCCTGCACCAGAGCGCGGACGAGCCCACCTACGGGTGGCTCTCTCGGGCAATGAACGAGGTGTCCGAGGAGTTCGATTCTCTCGGCGAGATGATCGAGGACGCTTACGCCTCTCAAGTTGGCTACCGCGGAGACCAGCTAAAGAAGGTCCGCCAAGCACTGGCGCGCCGTCAGATCATCGGCTTTCTGGCGAGTCGGAACGTTCTCCCCAAGTACGGATTCCCCGTTGATGTAGTCAGCCTCAACCTTGCCGGGACGGGGAACGCGGTTGCTTCGAGCCTCGACCTCAATCGCGACCTCGGCCTCGCGGTGAGCGAGTACGCGCCTGGTTCGAGAGTTGTCGCGGCGAAGACCCTCTGGAAGAGCGTGGGACTTTCCACCCGGCAGGGCCAACAATGGCCCACCTACAAGTGGGCCATCTGCGCCGACTGCGGTGCATTCCGCTTCAAGCTCGACGAGATCGCGGAGTGCACCACCTGCGGATCGGCTGAGAAAGCACCCGGCTCAAAGGGCACCTTCGCTCTACCCCTGTTCGGTTTCGTGGGCGCCCCCGGGGAGAAGGCCGGAGACAGCAGGCCCCAGCGAATGTCGGCCACCGATACCCACTTCGGGCACTACCGGGACGCTGAACCGGAGCTCCTCCCGTTTGAGTCGCTCGGAGGCTCTGCGCGCGTCTCGTTCCGGACCAGCCGCCAGGGCCAGATCGTCGTCGTCAATCGCGGGCCCGCCGGACGCGGCTTTCGGCTCTGCGAGGGGTGCGGCTCCGGCGAACCAGCGCCACGGGGAGGCACACGCGGAAAGGGCCCCGCCGAACACGACGACATCCGTCGTCCGGGCCGAAAGTGCACAGGCATGCTGCAACACCGGCAACTCGGTCACCACTACCTCACCGATGTGGCCGAGATTCGCATCGACCTACAGCTCCATGAGCCTCAGGCCAGGAGCCTGCTCTACGCGGTTCTCGACGGCGTCGAAGCCGTGGATGTGGCTCGGGACGACGTTGATGGAACCCTCTTCTTTCACGCCCGAGGCGAGGCGCCAGCTCTCATCTTGTTCGACACCGTGGCCGGCGGGGCAGGCCACGTTTTCAGGATCGCGGAACGCCTCCCCGAGGTTCTTCGTGCCGCCCTTGCCAAGGTGGAGAGCTGCGAGTGTGGCGAGGAGACTTCGTGCTACAGCTGCCTTCGCAACTACAGCAACCAGTTCTTCCACAACGATCTCCGACGTGCGGACGCCATCGGGGTGTTGAAGGCCGTAGTCCCCTAGGTACCTCAGCGCCCAGACACATCCACCAGCAGGTCGGTCCTGCCGATGCGCTCGAGGGCGTGGTTGAGCACCCTCGCGTCGTCGACAAGGCCCTCCGGGCTGAGGACGTCGTTTTCGATATCGGTGGTAATGAGGAAGTAGTCGATCGCACCGCGCAGCCATCCGCGCTGCTCGGGAGTCAACTCTGCGGCCTCTCCGGCGAGCCTCGTCAACCGGTCCGTGACCAGCCGAGCCAGATCGATGTCCAGGCTCTCGTGCTCGAACTGCTGCTCCTCCAACGCCGTTAGGTGAGTTGACAACCGTCGGCTGAGCCGCACGAAATCGTCAGCCGGGGTCGGCTGGCGAAGACGCTCAAGCTCTTCCAGATACTCCATGTCGATCTCCCCCTGAGTCCGGTCCGTTCAAGACTCGGCACGGAGCGGCCGAAGCCCAAGCAGCGGATGGTACAGCCGCATCGTTCGGCAGGTAGCGGACGTGATCCTGGACAAGGAGGGCGGCGTCGAGACCGCCCGTGCGATCGTCGACTACAAGACCTCGACGAGCGCAGACGCCGACCACGCTCTGCAGATCCAGGTGCACACAGACGCCGGCCGCCGCCCGGGGCTCGACATGCGCGGAGCCTACGTGCACGACCTCAAGGCAGGCTCTCTCCGAAGTCGATATCTCCGACGATGCGATCCAGACAGCCGAGGAGACGATCAAGGTCGCCGCCGACCGGATACGCGTACCCGAGGTATCCAGCTCCGCTTCTCTCGCCTCGGATGCGATCGAGCAGATCTTGGCGTCCTCCTTGAGAGCCAGCTGGAGTCATCATCGTTTTGCGGCCCTAGGGCGTTCGATGTCACCGCCTCTTCCTACGCTTGACGTCGACGAATCTGGTCCTGGCTGGGGCCACCTCGGGCCTGTCGGCCCCGAAAGCACGCCTAGATCCGAGGAAACTCATGGCTATCACCGAACGAGATCGGCAGAATCTGTTCACGCGGCTCGATGAACAGCTCGGGCCCGAGGAGGCCGAGACCATGATGGAGCTGTTACCTCACCAGGGTTGGGGCGACGTCGCCCGAACCGGCGACATTCAGG
Proteins encoded in this region:
- a CDS encoding DEAD/DEAH box helicase; translation: MTSVLDPLEASKRIRDSYRRYLISTFSPRSGPVATEFEAMLSSDFRLTRGPFLQASAPFKPGVSVSDLVNEHVLSGGWNDIDPGAFPIERPLHLHQEQAVRAAVTDGRNLLVSTGTGSGKTESFLLPIVDHLLREREAGTLAKPGVRALLLYPMNALANDQTKRLRRMLGSMPDITFGRYVGETEEDQVVAEEEFRRRYPNEPRVAGELISRQVMRERPPHILLTNFAMLEYLLLRPNDTTLFDGPTGEHWRFLVLDEAHVYNGAQGAEVAMLLRRLRDRVHLSEKGRMQCFATSATLGRGLADHPRLVEFGRRLFDEEFSWDEQTSTGDIITASRLRLVQAPESLELPQEKFSELQVETRSGASAARLAEVLRGIAGVPEPEAEETPATYLSRLLRPERHVIAMQEALEGGSVELNEAASRVFTGPRANTDAVALVDLCVMARDRDDDAPLLPARYHFWVRSLEGAFACRHPRHRADRPRLYLARHKTCPSCALEGTESVMFELGVCRHCRAEYLVGQLGDQASKYDQPQPFATNTDYLLVGESLDEDDEDGVAIDTAASAGQQSVPAFLCPGCGKVGPESTSSCGCAGSPTPIPVTVVRPPKDDPVLHRCAACASRSSGEVVTRFQTGTDAPVAVVATDLYQEIPPAGSNVAMLVGEGRKLLTFSDSRQDAAFFAPYLERTYRRAVQRRLISAAIDKLAEDEAPRVPDVLDAVRKAAQKALVIDPDDSAYQQRAMSVPG
- a CDS encoding DUF1998 domain-containing protein, with translation MGFSQEEVVDLLQLLFETVRSGGAITVPEGVDIRDERFAPRNFELGLRASGPDHHVITWLPGSAMNRRLEIVEKACARKGIETDARELLEGIWKHLTENDGPWKKTIEPFDHPKNGPLRRLSWERFEFRPASASHRPLRCGTCRKVWWRTIGGLCPTWRCDGTVSPIEDLDALHRMHYASLYRTLDAIGIEVQEHTAQWQAAEASRIQDRFVGGEINVLSCSTTFELGVDVGEIQAVLLRNVPPSPANYVQRAGRAGRRVDSAALVVTFAQRRSHDLTFFDEPRQMIDGFVSPPVIVLDNPSIARRHAHAVAFASFQRSWVDSGQAQHKSVQEFFVDEVDGQSGAQAWIDWLQAHPSPLRSALERVLPGELHEDLGVNTWEWVQALLHQSADEPTYGWLSRAMNEVSEEFDSLGEMIEDAYASQVGYRGDQLKKVRQALARRQIIGFLASRNVLPKYGFPVDVVSLNLAGTGNAVASSLDLNRDLGLAVSEYAPGSRVVAAKTLWKSVGLSTRQGQQWPTYKWAICADCGAFRFKLDEIAECTTCGSAEKAPGSKGTFALPLFGFVGAPGEKAGDSRPQRMSATDTHFGHYRDAEPELLPFESLGGSARVSFRTSRQGQIVVVNRGPAGRGFRLCEGCGSGEPAPRGGTRGKGPAEHDDIRRPGRKCTGMLQHRQLGHHYLTDVAEIRIDLQLHEPQARSLLYAVLDGVEAVDVARDDVDGTLFFHARGEAPALILFDTVAGGAGHVFRIAERLPEVLRAALAKVESCECGEETSCYSCLRNYSNQFFHNDLRRADAIGVLKAVVP